From Micromonospora echinospora, one genomic window encodes:
- a CDS encoding ABC transporter permease yields the protein MLNAVGAVLVVAALAGLWECYKALGRAVDDVVPGTGIAFPVATDDLSMPHVWSILGALVEPARRGDSMVLGSYLLGETSVTLREAFYGLLAGSSLGLVLAVVFLHVVPLSKGLMPWLVASQTVPLVAIAPMIVIWGGKAGAPPWVAVTGIAAYLAFFPVTLNALRGLKSPPKVQLEFMRSVGAGRWQVLGWLRIPAALPFVFAGLRLAATASVVGAIVGELSAGTGRGIGRAILTFAYYYSNGPEKLYAAVLVAAAAGIVFVQSLALIERVALRHRHTR from the coding sequence GTGCTCAACGCCGTCGGGGCCGTATTGGTCGTGGCGGCGCTCGCCGGCCTCTGGGAGTGCTACAAGGCGCTGGGGCGCGCCGTCGACGACGTCGTGCCCGGCACCGGAATCGCCTTCCCGGTCGCCACCGACGATCTTTCGATGCCGCACGTCTGGTCGATTCTCGGCGCCCTGGTCGAGCCGGCCCGGCGGGGCGACTCGATGGTGCTGGGCAGCTATCTCCTCGGCGAGACCAGTGTGACGCTCCGCGAGGCGTTCTACGGTCTGCTGGCGGGCTCGTCGCTGGGCCTGGTGCTGGCGGTCGTCTTCCTGCACGTGGTGCCGCTCAGCAAGGGACTGATGCCCTGGCTGGTCGCGTCACAGACGGTTCCCCTGGTGGCGATCGCACCGATGATCGTGATCTGGGGCGGGAAGGCCGGCGCGCCGCCCTGGGTGGCGGTGACCGGTATCGCCGCCTACCTCGCGTTCTTCCCGGTCACCCTCAACGCCCTACGGGGCCTGAAGTCACCGCCGAAGGTCCAGTTGGAGTTCATGCGCAGCGTAGGCGCGGGCCGCTGGCAGGTGCTGGGGTGGCTGCGGATCCCGGCAGCACTGCCCTTCGTGTTCGCCGGGCTCCGGCTGGCCGCCACCGCGAGCGTGGTGGGCGCGATCGTGGGCGAGCTTTCCGCGGGCACCGGCCGGGGCATCGGCCGGGCGATCCTCACCTTCGCCTACTACTACTCGAACGGGCCGGAGAAGTTGTACGCGGCCGTCCTGGTCGCGGCGGCGGCCGGCATCGTGTTCGTGCAGTCCCTGGCACTCATCGAGCGCGTGGCGCTCCGGCACCGGCACACCCGGTGA
- a CDS encoding RidA family protein, which yields MIREPALSDVAEYAYAATVEPPARLVFTAGSCPLDAEGRTVAPGDPAGQARQVMANLETALAAAGALLTDVVKTTVYVASPRRSDLVAVWEVVRDAFGDHEPPSTLLGVAVLGYDDQLVEVEAVAAVRDGH from the coding sequence CTGATTCGCGAGCCCGCCCTTTCCGACGTCGCCGAGTACGCGTACGCGGCCACGGTCGAGCCGCCGGCCCGGCTCGTCTTCACCGCCGGTTCCTGCCCGCTGGACGCGGAGGGGCGGACCGTCGCGCCGGGCGACCCGGCTGGCCAGGCCCGGCAGGTGATGGCCAACCTGGAGACCGCCCTAGCGGCGGCCGGCGCCCTGCTCACCGACGTCGTCAAGACCACCGTCTACGTGGCGTCGCCCCGCCGGTCTGACCTGGTGGCCGTCTGGGAGGTCGTCCGGGACGCGTTCGGTGACCACGAGCCGCCCAGCACGCTGCTCGGGGTGGCCGTGCTCGGGTACGACGACCAGCTCGTCGAGGTCGAGGCCGTCGCTGCCGTCCGCGACGGGCACTGA
- a CDS encoding ABC transporter ATP-binding protein yields the protein MSEAAIISVRGVNKQFTGGNRTVTALEDIDLSIKRGEFVSLLGPSGCGKSTLLRVLADLTEPTSGTVSLNGKTPGAARTDRDYGMVFQQAGLFEWRTVQRNVELPLQVAGVDKQTRRAKAHEMLELVRLSDFSRHFPWQLSGGMQQRVAIARALSADPEILFMDEPLGALDEMNRERLQGELLRIWSDTQTTVVFVTHSISEAVFLSSRIVVMSARPGRIAASIDVDLPYPRTAATRTTEAFFAKVTEVRTVLHGVPAEQAAR from the coding sequence ATGTCTGAGGCCGCGATCATTTCCGTGCGAGGAGTCAACAAGCAGTTCACCGGCGGAAACCGTACGGTGACGGCACTTGAGGACATCGACCTGTCGATCAAGCGGGGCGAGTTCGTGTCCCTGCTGGGCCCGAGCGGCTGCGGCAAGAGCACTCTGCTGCGGGTCCTGGCCGACCTGACCGAGCCGACCAGCGGCACGGTGTCGCTGAACGGCAAGACGCCGGGCGCGGCACGGACGGACCGGGACTACGGCATGGTCTTCCAGCAGGCCGGCCTCTTCGAGTGGCGTACCGTGCAGCGCAACGTCGAGCTGCCGTTGCAGGTGGCTGGGGTGGACAAGCAGACCCGGCGGGCCAAGGCCCACGAGATGCTGGAACTGGTCCGCCTCTCCGACTTCTCCCGGCACTTTCCCTGGCAGCTCTCCGGCGGCATGCAGCAGCGGGTGGCGATCGCCCGCGCGCTGTCGGCGGACCCGGAGATTCTGTTCATGGACGAGCCGCTCGGCGCGCTCGACGAGATGAACCGCGAGCGGTTGCAGGGCGAGCTGCTGCGGATCTGGTCGGACACCCAGACCACCGTCGTGTTCGTCACGCACAGCATCTCCGAGGCGGTGTTCCTGTCGTCGCGGATCGTCGTGATGTCCGCGCGTCCCGGACGGATCGCCGCCAGCATCGACGTCGACCTGCCATACCCGCGCACGGCGGCGACCCGGACCACCGAGGCGTTCTTCGCCAAGGTCACCGAGGTGCGTACGGTGCTGCACGGCGTCCCGGCCGAGCAGGCGGCCCGATGA
- a CDS encoding GNAT family N-acetyltransferase: MTAPTALPAGYRLVDGPPTVGDYLLLRERSGLSPRRPDQAAAAVQGGWAAVHVLHEESGTAVGMGRVLGDGGWYFHVVDMAVLPEHQRRGIGEAVLTALLATIRREAPPGAFVNLLADPPGRRLYERHGFQQTGPNSVGMARTLD; this comes from the coding sequence ATGACAGCGCCTACCGCCCTGCCGGCGGGTTATCGGTTGGTCGATGGACCACCGACGGTCGGAGACTACCTGCTCCTTCGCGAAAGGTCCGGGCTCTCACCGCGTCGACCCGATCAAGCTGCCGCCGCGGTGCAGGGCGGCTGGGCTGCGGTGCACGTATTGCACGAGGAGAGCGGCACGGCAGTAGGGATGGGTCGGGTGCTCGGCGATGGCGGGTGGTACTTCCACGTGGTCGACATGGCGGTATTGCCAGAGCACCAGCGTCGGGGCATAGGTGAAGCGGTACTGACTGCGTTACTGGCGACAATCCGTCGGGAAGCGCCGCCCGGTGCGTTCGTGAACCTGCTCGCCGATCCGCCGGGTCGCCGCCTCTACGAGCGGCACGGTTTCCAGCAGACGGGGCCGAACTCTGTCGGGATGGCTCGGACCCTTGACTGA
- a CDS encoding S8 family serine peptidase, whose product MNRPKPATTGTAADACTKRRRRMWKQRPRGPRRKSRPAAVATIALLALLASTAPAAQAAPTEGEPADRASAKIEKPLGGKFAVAAMQDFLVRFTERADLTEAGRTKDWDVRGATTANALKASAARSQRGVRALLDKAKVSYKSFWATNAIYVEDGSATLAQQLAGRAEVQMLYEPRTYEIPVVAEDQPSVTPQSLQWGIADVNADDVWTNYGITGEGVVVASIDSGVQYDHPALVKQYRGTNGDGTFDHNYNWFDASGTCGGKPCDLNGHGTHTMGTMVGDDRAGNQIGMAPGATWITTNGCCDSDTTLIESGQWLLEPTDLNGQNPDVSKRPNIINNSWGTQSPSNDPFMEDISRAWEASGIFSVWANGNIGSACNTSGSPGSRIINYSVGNYDSNHAINPYSSRGAGQDGETKPNISAPGSAIRSSVPGSGYAHYSGTSMAAPHVAGAIALAWSAAPTLLGDVAATKALMDGSAVDTPDNQCGGTDDDNNVFGEGRLDALALLAAAPTRDTGVLSGTVTDATSGGPVAEAKVSLTGLIARTVSTDASGRFELRLPVGAYDLSVSKFGYATDTFTAVKIDADRTTTLNVPLASRPSSTVTGTITDGSGQGWPLYAKLDVGDTPVSAFTNPVTGAYSLNLPSGTSYRVQVTAQYAGYDPKTVALDLTAGGNVTLDVTLEVNLGCNAPGYRLVYEPVLRESFDTGKVPDGWTVVDNLGTGRVWTFNDPENWGNLTGGDGAFADVNGDYYGPPSTQDTALVTPVLDLSDITDATLEFATDYLHHASEKPEIGLSVDGGATWTTVWTQDISLRGPRKVQVSLPGAAGEPDVQIRFHYRVGTWSHWWQVDDVFVGLRDCVPLDVGLMVGNVYDANDRTPVNGATVTSDEAPHDTATTVATPQDDALADGFYWMYSSLTGKHPFTATKARYQSTTRPVDVVKGGVTSADFLLGAGRLTVKPSSVQASVPLGGVDERTFTITNDGTAPVELEITENDGSFTILKADGTRTSSTRIAGSTGTSVNRVKTNVTPLPLAPSATTADDAKPPVVPHGEPWTDLPNYPTNIMDNHVGYLDGKVYSFGGTESGFGTTSASYVYDPTTLTWTALAPMPEGRQQASSAFVDGRFYLIGGWSGGDGATVGVAAIYDPETNTWTKGARNHPSPAAAAGTAVLNEKIYMVGGCTSSCGTRDVVVYDTETDTYQTAADYPTNTSWLACAGLDGKVVCAGGFTGSTSSVSTYSYDPATDSWTRRADLPGTYDAWGTSYSAANGQLLLSGGAVADSTAVTNEGYAYDPRADKWTALPNSNNSLYRGAAACGFFKIGGSWANWSATPASEVLPGYEDCRGPGVSWLSAGPTTATIKAGDSLTVGVLFDSAAVSQPGTYTAELKIKENTPHPGPTIGVTMNVVPPKSWGKLTGTVSGQSTHGAVTPVAGAIVQVNDANDASTLVTGADGSYARWMNQTRQTLQIVVAKHGYVPQSRETRIMRGRTTTENFTLQPLP is encoded by the coding sequence ATGAACCGTCCCAAGCCTGCCACGACCGGAACTGCGGCAGACGCCTGCACAAAGAGGAGAAGGCGCATGTGGAAACAACGACCTCGGGGTCCGCGGCGGAAGTCGAGGCCCGCGGCTGTTGCGACGATCGCCCTGTTGGCACTGCTTGCGAGCACGGCTCCGGCGGCACAGGCTGCGCCGACCGAGGGGGAGCCGGCTGACCGGGCGAGTGCCAAGATTGAGAAGCCTCTCGGTGGGAAGTTCGCGGTGGCAGCCATGCAGGACTTCCTGGTCCGGTTCACCGAAAGGGCCGACCTGACCGAAGCCGGGCGGACCAAGGACTGGGACGTGCGCGGCGCCACAACCGCGAACGCGCTGAAGGCCAGCGCGGCGCGCAGCCAGCGCGGGGTACGCGCCCTGCTGGACAAGGCAAAGGTCAGTTACAAGTCGTTCTGGGCCACCAACGCGATCTACGTCGAGGACGGCTCGGCGACCCTGGCCCAGCAACTGGCCGGGAGGGCAGAGGTGCAGATGCTCTATGAGCCGCGTACCTACGAAATCCCCGTAGTCGCGGAGGACCAGCCCAGTGTCACACCGCAGTCACTCCAGTGGGGTATCGCCGACGTCAACGCCGACGATGTCTGGACCAACTACGGCATCACCGGCGAGGGCGTCGTGGTCGCGAGCATCGACTCCGGGGTGCAGTACGACCACCCGGCACTGGTCAAGCAGTATCGCGGCACCAACGGCGACGGGACCTTCGACCACAACTACAACTGGTTCGATGCCTCTGGCACCTGTGGGGGCAAGCCCTGTGACCTCAACGGCCATGGCACCCACACCATGGGCACGATGGTCGGGGACGACCGTGCGGGCAATCAGATCGGTATGGCGCCGGGCGCCACCTGGATTACGACGAACGGCTGCTGTGACAGCGACACGACGCTGATCGAGTCCGGCCAGTGGCTGCTCGAACCCACAGACTTGAATGGCCAGAATCCGGACGTCAGCAAGCGTCCGAACATCATCAACAACTCGTGGGGCACGCAGTCTCCGTCCAACGACCCGTTCATGGAGGACATCTCCAGGGCGTGGGAGGCTTCAGGGATCTTCAGTGTCTGGGCCAACGGCAACATCGGTTCCGCCTGCAACACCAGTGGGTCACCCGGCAGCCGGATCATCAACTACTCGGTAGGCAACTACGACAGCAACCACGCCATCAACCCTTACTCAAGCCGGGGAGCCGGCCAGGACGGGGAGACCAAGCCCAACATCTCCGCTCCGGGATCGGCTATCCGCTCGTCGGTTCCGGGTAGTGGCTACGCCCACTACTCCGGCACTTCGATGGCCGCCCCACACGTCGCGGGCGCGATCGCCCTGGCCTGGTCGGCGGCGCCGACCCTGCTCGGGGACGTCGCCGCCACCAAGGCCCTGATGGACGGTTCCGCGGTCGACACCCCCGACAACCAGTGCGGCGGCACCGACGACGACAACAACGTCTTCGGCGAGGGTCGGTTGGACGCGCTCGCGCTGCTCGCTGCCGCCCCCACCCGCGACACCGGGGTCCTGTCCGGCACGGTGACCGACGCGACGAGTGGTGGCCCGGTCGCGGAGGCCAAGGTCAGCCTGACCGGCCTGATCGCCCGCACTGTCAGCACCGACGCCAGCGGCCGTTTCGAGCTGCGGCTGCCGGTGGGCGCGTACGACCTGAGCGTGTCCAAGTTCGGCTACGCGACCGACACCTTCACCGCAGTCAAGATCGATGCGGACCGGACGACAACGCTGAACGTACCGCTGGCAAGCCGTCCGTCCAGCACCGTGACGGGCACCATCACCGACGGATCCGGCCAGGGCTGGCCCCTCTACGCCAAACTCGACGTCGGCGACACCCCGGTGTCCGCGTTCACCAACCCCGTCACCGGTGCCTACTCGCTCAACCTCCCGTCGGGCACCAGCTACCGGGTTCAGGTGACCGCGCAGTACGCGGGCTACGACCCGAAGACGGTGGCTCTGGACCTCACCGCTGGCGGCAACGTCACGCTCGACGTGACGCTGGAGGTCAACCTCGGGTGCAATGCTCCGGGCTACCGCCTCGTGTATGAGCCCGTGCTCCGGGAGAGTTTCGACACCGGGAAGGTCCCCGACGGCTGGACCGTCGTCGACAACCTCGGAACAGGGCGGGTCTGGACCTTCAACGACCCGGAGAACTGGGGCAACCTCACCGGTGGCGACGGGGCCTTCGCAGACGTCAACGGCGACTACTACGGCCCGCCGAGCACCCAGGACACCGCACTCGTGACGCCGGTGCTCGACCTCTCCGACATCACCGACGCGACCTTGGAGTTCGCGACCGACTACCTGCATCACGCCAGCGAGAAGCCGGAGATCGGCCTCTCGGTCGACGGCGGCGCGACCTGGACCACGGTGTGGACCCAGGACATCAGCCTGCGCGGACCGCGCAAGGTACAGGTCTCGCTACCTGGCGCGGCCGGAGAGCCCGACGTGCAGATCAGATTCCACTACCGCGTCGGCACCTGGAGCCATTGGTGGCAGGTGGACGACGTCTTCGTCGGCCTGCGGGACTGCGTCCCGCTCGATGTCGGTCTCATGGTCGGCAACGTCTACGACGCCAACGACAGGACCCCGGTGAACGGCGCGACCGTCACCAGCGACGAGGCTCCCCACGACACCGCCACCACCGTGGCGACTCCCCAGGACGACGCCCTGGCCGACGGCTTCTACTGGATGTACTCGTCGCTGACCGGCAAGCACCCGTTCACCGCGACCAAGGCTCGCTATCAGTCGACGACCCGACCAGTCGACGTGGTCAAAGGCGGCGTGACGTCGGCCGACTTCCTGCTGGGCGCCGGGCGCCTCACGGTCAAACCCTCCTCGGTGCAGGCCAGCGTCCCCCTGGGCGGCGTGGACGAGCGCACCTTCACCATCACCAACGACGGCACCGCGCCCGTCGAACTGGAGATCACCGAGAACGACGGTAGCTTCACGATCCTGAAGGCCGACGGCACCAGAACGTCGTCGACCAGGATCGCGGGGTCCACCGGCACCTCCGTCAATCGGGTGAAGACCAACGTGACCCCGTTGCCACTGGCACCATCGGCGACCACCGCCGATGATGCCAAGCCCCCCGTTGTCCCACACGGCGAGCCATGGACCGACCTGCCCAACTATCCCACCAACATCATGGACAACCATGTCGGCTATCTCGACGGCAAGGTCTACTCCTTCGGCGGCACCGAATCAGGATTCGGCACGACCAGTGCGTCGTACGTCTACGATCCAACGACGTTGACCTGGACCGCGCTGGCCCCGATGCCGGAAGGGCGACAGCAGGCCTCGTCGGCATTCGTCGACGGCAGGTTCTACCTGATCGGCGGCTGGTCCGGTGGTGACGGTGCCACCGTCGGCGTCGCGGCCATCTACGACCCGGAGACCAACACCTGGACGAAGGGCGCACGCAACCATCCGTCGCCGGCGGCTGCGGCGGGGACCGCGGTGCTGAACGAGAAGATCTACATGGTCGGCGGCTGCACGAGCAGCTGCGGCACGCGCGATGTGGTCGTGTACGACACCGAAACCGACACCTACCAGACCGCTGCCGACTACCCCACGAACACCTCCTGGCTCGCTTGCGCGGGTCTGGACGGCAAAGTTGTCTGTGCCGGTGGTTTCACCGGTTCTACGAGTTCCGTCTCGACGTACTCCTACGATCCTGCAACGGACAGTTGGACGCGTCGGGCCGACCTGCCGGGTACGTACGACGCGTGGGGCACCAGCTACAGCGCCGCCAACGGTCAGCTGCTGCTCTCCGGCGGCGCGGTTGCCGACTCGACGGCGGTGACCAACGAGGGGTACGCGTACGACCCGCGCGCCGACAAGTGGACCGCTCTCCCCAACTCCAACAACTCGCTGTACCGGGGTGCCGCGGCATGTGGCTTCTTCAAGATCGGCGGGTCGTGGGCGAACTGGTCCGCAACGCCAGCCAGCGAGGTCCTTCCGGGATACGAGGACTGTCGTGGCCCCGGTGTGTCGTGGTTGAGCGCCGGGCCGACGACAGCGACGATCAAGGCCGGTGACAGCCTCACCGTCGGAGTCCTGTTCGACTCCGCGGCGGTCAGCCAGCCGGGCACCTACACGGCCGAGCTGAAGATCAAGGAGAACACCCCGCACCCGGGCCCCACCATCGGCGTCACCATGAACGTGGTTCCACCGAAGTCGTGGGGCAAGCTGACCGGCACCGTCAGTGGCCAGTCCACCCACGGTGCCGTCACACCCGTAGCCGGGGCGATTGTCCAGGTCAATGACGCGAACGATGCCTCCACACTGGTCACTGGCGCTGACGGCAGCTACGCCCGCTGGATGAACCAGACCAGACAGACCCTGCAGATCGTCGTGGCGAAACACGGATACGTGCCGCAGAGCCGCGAAACCCGGATCATGAGAGGAAGAACCACGACGGAGAACTTCACCCTGCAACCGCTCCCATAA
- a CDS encoding SAM-dependent methyltransferase, producing MVERRGEDARGVDLRTDRAHGARIYDYILGGKDNFAADREAGESSLRIWPALRVHMQANRFFMHRVARYLATECGVRQFLDIGTGLPTSPNLHEIVQSVDPTARVVYTDNDPLVLAHARALMVGTAQGRTAYVAADMRDPQTIISAPEFLRTLDLSQPVGLLLIAIVHFIEDDAEALRVVRQVMDVLPAGSYLAMSIATDEFDPIPLAEVQRQYNRLGETLIFRDRATALRFFDGLELVEPGLVQVHKWRPDGSEAPGIADKDIAMYGAVARKA from the coding sequence GTGGTGGAACGTCGTGGCGAGGATGCTCGCGGGGTCGATCTGCGAACGGACCGGGCGCACGGCGCACGAATCTACGACTACATCCTGGGCGGCAAGGACAACTTCGCCGCCGACCGCGAGGCTGGTGAGAGTTCGTTGCGGATTTGGCCCGCGTTGAGGGTCCACATGCAGGCGAACAGGTTCTTCATGCACCGGGTGGCGCGTTACCTGGCTACCGAGTGCGGGGTCCGGCAGTTCCTCGACATCGGCACCGGACTGCCGACATCACCGAATCTCCATGAGATTGTGCAGTCGGTTGACCCGACCGCACGTGTGGTCTACACCGACAACGATCCGCTCGTGCTCGCGCACGCGCGTGCGCTGATGGTCGGGACAGCACAGGGACGCACGGCCTATGTGGCGGCGGACATGCGCGACCCCCAGACGATCATCTCCGCGCCGGAATTCCTGCGTACCCTCGACCTGAGCCAGCCGGTTGGGTTACTGCTGATCGCAATCGTGCACTTCATCGAGGACGACGCGGAAGCACTGCGGGTCGTACGGCAGGTCATGGACGTGCTGCCGGCGGGCAGTTACCTGGCGATGTCCATCGCAACCGATGAGTTCGACCCAATCCCGCTGGCCGAGGTCCAGCGGCAGTACAACAGGCTCGGTGAGACCCTCATCTTCCGCGACCGTGCCACGGCGCTGAGGTTCTTCGACGGCTTGGAGTTGGTCGAGCCCGGGCTGGTCCAGGTCCACAAGTGGCGTCCGGACGGGTCCGAGGCCCCAGGGATCGCAGACAAGGACATCGCCATGTACGGGGCGGTCGCGCGGAAAGCCTAG
- a CDS encoding ABC transporter permease, with protein MSTARLARDTSPGAGARSAVGRFLPVVLTALVIIGSWQVLVMVFDVPSFIVPAPADISSAFRAEFGTIMSASVVTVQEVLLGLVLGAVAGVMVALALSRFPGVSAPVLTAAVVINCAPIVALAPIFNNWFGVTNPMSKAGVAAVMVFFPVLVNTTRGLLQVSPLHLEIMQSLAAQPRQVALMLRLPNALPYLFNALKLGSTLAVIGVIVTEYFGGPSNALGVYIAYQAALPRFEFAWAGIAVASALGLLLFGVTSLLERLLMPWHESLHDSDS; from the coding sequence ATGAGTACGGCGCGGCTGGCGCGGGACACGTCGCCCGGCGCCGGTGCCCGGTCGGCGGTCGGCCGGTTCCTCCCGGTCGTCCTCACCGCGCTGGTGATCATTGGCTCGTGGCAGGTGCTGGTGATGGTCTTCGACGTTCCGTCGTTCATCGTCCCGGCGCCGGCCGACATCTCGTCGGCGTTCCGGGCCGAGTTCGGCACGATCATGTCGGCGTCGGTGGTCACCGTGCAGGAGGTGCTCCTCGGCTTGGTCCTCGGCGCGGTAGCGGGGGTCATGGTGGCGTTGGCGCTCAGCCGGTTCCCGGGAGTGTCCGCGCCGGTGCTGACCGCGGCCGTCGTCATCAACTGCGCCCCGATCGTGGCCCTCGCGCCGATCTTCAACAACTGGTTCGGGGTCACCAACCCGATGTCGAAGGCCGGCGTGGCCGCGGTGATGGTCTTCTTCCCGGTGCTGGTCAACACCACCAGGGGACTTCTCCAGGTCTCGCCCCTGCACCTGGAGATCATGCAATCGCTCGCGGCGCAGCCACGACAGGTGGCGCTCATGCTGCGGTTGCCCAACGCGTTGCCGTACCTGTTCAACGCGCTCAAGCTCGGCAGCACGCTCGCCGTGATCGGCGTGATCGTGACCGAGTACTTCGGGGGACCGAGCAACGCTCTCGGGGTGTACATCGCCTACCAGGCGGCCCTGCCCCGCTTCGAGTTCGCCTGGGCGGGGATCGCCGTGGCCAGCGCGCTCGGTCTGCTGCTGTTCGGTGTCACGTCTCTGTTGGAACGCCTCCTGATGCCCTGGCACGAG
- a CDS encoding exo-beta-N-acetylmuramidase NamZ domain-containing protein, with product MERRIFLTGASAITGGTLAGALAGAPASADPGIRRVETGLDLLVRSGFRDLHGQRVGVISNPTGVDSSYRHLVDLMHGSGQVNVVAAFGPEHGFRGSAQAGGSEGTGTDARTGITVYDAYGASQADWERMFTQSGTDTVVFDIQDVGARFYTYIWTMYTSMLAAARVGKRYVVLDRPNPIGGRAYGPMMTAGYTSGVGLKEIVQQHGMTVGELARLFNAEFLPAEAGRSVDLHVVQCRHWKRDVLAADTDLPWVMPSPNMPTTDTALVYPGTCLFEGVASITEGRGTCRPFELIGGLDTDFDYHWSDRLNARDLPGVRFREAYFSPTAAGQKPALLNKLCAGVEVKVVDRHVYDPIRTGVAMLVEARRYPAFAWRQDTWDAVRPYWIDKLTGSPRLRTMVDAGADVDDVVGAWADELAAFGRQRRPYLLY from the coding sequence ATGGAGCGCAGAATCTTCCTCACCGGAGCCAGCGCGATCACCGGGGGTACCCTCGCCGGGGCCCTGGCCGGCGCACCCGCCAGCGCCGACCCTGGAATCCGCCGGGTCGAGACCGGCCTGGACCTGCTGGTCCGCTCCGGCTTCCGGGACCTGCACGGACAGCGGGTGGGGGTCATCTCCAACCCGACCGGCGTCGACTCCTCCTACCGCCACCTGGTCGACCTGATGCACGGCTCGGGTCAGGTCAACGTGGTGGCGGCGTTCGGCCCCGAGCACGGATTCCGGGGCTCGGCCCAGGCAGGCGGCAGCGAGGGCACCGGCACGGACGCCCGGACCGGCATCACCGTCTACGACGCGTACGGCGCCTCGCAGGCCGACTGGGAGCGCATGTTCACCCAGTCGGGGACGGACACGGTGGTGTTCGACATCCAGGATGTCGGCGCCCGGTTCTACACCTACATCTGGACGATGTACACCTCGATGCTCGCCGCGGCCCGGGTCGGCAAGCGGTACGTCGTGCTCGACCGGCCCAACCCGATCGGCGGCCGGGCGTACGGCCCGATGATGACCGCCGGCTACACCTCCGGTGTCGGGCTGAAGGAGATCGTGCAGCAGCACGGCATGACCGTCGGCGAACTGGCTCGCCTCTTCAACGCCGAGTTCCTGCCCGCCGAGGCCGGACGGTCGGTCGACCTGCACGTGGTGCAGTGCCGGCACTGGAAGCGGGACGTGCTGGCGGCCGACACCGATCTGCCGTGGGTGATGCCCAGCCCCAACATGCCCACCACCGACACGGCGCTCGTCTACCCGGGTACCTGCCTCTTCGAGGGCGTCGCGTCGATCACCGAAGGTCGCGGCACCTGCCGTCCGTTCGAGCTGATCGGCGGACTCGACACCGACTTCGACTACCACTGGAGTGACCGCCTCAACGCCCGTGACCTGCCGGGAGTGCGGTTCCGGGAGGCGTACTTCTCGCCCACCGCAGCCGGCCAGAAGCCGGCTCTGCTCAACAAGCTCTGCGCCGGGGTCGAGGTGAAGGTCGTGGACCGCCACGTCTACGACCCGATCCGCACCGGGGTGGCCATGTTGGTGGAGGCGCGGAGGTATCCGGCGTTCGCCTGGCGGCAGGACACGTGGGACGCGGTTCGGCCGTACTGGATCGACAAGCTCACCGGGTCGCCCCGGCTGCGCACCATGGTCGACGCGGGCGCCGACGTGGACGACGTGGTGGGCGCCTGGGCCGATGAGCTGGCCGCTTTCGGCCGGCAGCGCCGGCCCTACCTGCTCTACTGA